One part of the Ornithodoros turicata isolate Travis chromosome 2, ASM3712646v1, whole genome shotgun sequence genome encodes these proteins:
- the LOC135385235 gene encoding uncharacterized protein LOC135385235 isoform X1, translated as MTTRSGANYKVDCSSFWSVNMASSQNNEQSDRQEDTSGRSDLTELALERLRLEIELEKEKSRRIELEISRANSEKSSRSSSPPPASREDTLECYAKKLRSVLLPLPADLEVPVWFEGIEGIFRSYKVPTEIQSHLVLPLVTKRVKHLYSKLTTDELDKYDAVKDAVLKELRLAPAEYRKQFLSAVKSKDEGWSHFASRMKSYLMYYAKARDVDNFDDLVELLAADQLKTVISPAACEYIKIQEGSGWTKTSEIAEMMDAFEEARGIGAAGRERLSQTVNSYRPPQRVERTGNASTKDTRGKILKGQDGRGQSRIKCFVCSGPHFARDCTLRQKQTGGRHVQASINATTMIPADQGRTPTTADTANSTLECRANCATTKGIAQVSALQVVELRSGPTTIQAIVDTGAEVTVMRPSLFPEESAEATGTVTLVSAFGQKVKAKLGTLSLSLAGDGEERGADKSAYPRGNNAFLRMSHGKPEVEIRTSTGYDHFGELTCTGCPAELRVAAVLVSCGSPTMILRGHSRDMYGTVTAHAPTAVLARLSALTETYSNFFIAI; from the coding sequence ATGACCACGCGTAGTGGCGCGAATTATAAAGTTGACTGTAGTTCGTTTTGGTCTGTTAACATGGCGTCAAGCCAGAATAACGAACAGTCTGACAGACAGGAAGACACGTCAGGGCGGAGCGATCTTACGGAACTCGCACTTGAGCGCTTGAGGCTGGAAATAGAGTTGGAAAAGGAAAAGTCACGCCGGATTGAACTAGAAATATCGCGAGCGAACAGTGAAAAGTCGTCCAGAAGCTCGTCGCCCCCACCAGCATCTCGAGAAGACACCCTCGAGTGCTATGCAAAGAAGCTAAGGAGCGTACTCCTGCCATTGCCTGCCGATTTAGAAGTGCCGGTATGGTTCGAAGGGATAGAGGGCATCTTTCGATCGTATAAAGTCCCGACTGAAATTCAAAGCCACCTCGTGCTACCTCTAGTCACCAAACGGGTAAAACATCTATATTCTAAACTGACGACAGATGAGCTTGACAAATACGACGCGGTGAAGGATGCAGTGTTGAAGGAACTTAGGCTAGCGCCGGCAGAGTACAGGAAGCAGTTCctgagcgcggtcaaatcaaaAGACGAGGGGTGGTCCCATTTTGCCTCACGGATGAAAAGCTACCTTATGTATTACGCGAAGGCGCGTGATGTGGACAACTTTGACGACCTGGTTGAATTATTGGCGGCCGACCAACTCAAAACCGTCATTAGTCCCGCGGCCTGCGAATACATAAAAATCCAGGAGGGTAGCGGCTGGACAAAAACGTCGGAAATTGCGGAAATGATGGACGCATTTGAGGAGGCTAGAGGCATCGGCGCAGCAGGTAGGGAGCGTTTGTCGCAAACCGTGAATTCCTACCGCCCTCCTCAACGGGTTGAGAGAACGGGAAACGCATCCACGAAAGACACGCGAGGAAAAATACTGAAAGGACAGGACGGTCGGGGTCAGAGTCGCATTAAGTGCTTCGTATGTAGCGGCCCACACTTCGCGCGAGATTGCACGCTGAGGCAGAAACAGACAGGTGGAAGGCACGTGCAGGCATCAATAAACGCCACCACAATGATACCAGCGGATCAAGGCCGCACTCCTACAACGGCCGACACGGCGAACAGCACACTCGAGTGCAGAGCTAATTGCGCGACAACAAAGGGAATAGCGCAGGTATCCGCGTTACAAGTCGTGGAGTTACGTAGCGGTCCCACAACAATACAAGCTATTGTAGATACCGGGGCAGAAGTGACAGTTATGCGACCCAGTTTGTTTCCCGAAGAATCCGCAGAGGCGACCGGCACGGTAACACTAGTGTCTGCCTTCGGGCAAAAAGTGAAGGCGAAATTGGGAACACTCTCCCTTAGTCTGGCTGGGGACGGAGAGGAAAGAGGGGCAGATAAGTCGGCATACCCCAGAGGGAACAATGCTTTCCTACGGATGTCCCATGGAAAACCTGAGGTGGAGATCCGGACGTCCACAGGATATGACCATTTTGGGGAGTTGACGTGTACAGGATGTCCTGCGGAGCTCCGCGTGGCCGCAGTTTTGGTATCCTGTGGAAGTCCTACTATGATCCTCAGAGGTCATAGCAGGGACATGTATGGGACTGTTACAGCACATGCACCCACAGCTGTTTTAGCAAGATTATCAGCCTTAACAGAGACATATTCAAATTTTTTTATTGCAATTTAA
- the LOC135385236 gene encoding uncharacterized protein LOC135385236, translated as MRLAETASKYVARKRTFLCHRSRHIGLACIKRMSVGGERRASVMDKEEGVKTYVVVKFPDEEDSVAMIHGSWMVDGGRCMWPNEKDTGKLKHSIMRGTVPQHHWSKHRCVVLSSFDTYEEAHTKLKKAEMTSDLASDTELGRGKRKKRRTNRGSPHDHDEVQFHDSWTTDSEECGYAPPRPPTPPTYFDLSHQVNRRQSTEVQSVPETQGNHEHVALGRTYPFPRWTEAQGREPPPIEVPSASTTPHTWVQPVQYLPQSADPSPPGLVQDSRCQSSQLMSTDCRPQQLSRFPGVTHPQLQCTSPLQSIGADFVRSISAPTTSLRHDLNVDYRRETAQNQSCHAPRRGSDHEGNNRCDYPSNSPGHAFEKEVLKILHILKVTQQSQSEQLSTILQRFSTMDDASEQQICLDRPFQTLADFLEFEDDLAENPAKRAQLKRYFKSIGGSTTRESVFRILSRLLHYKVGREYSLYGSKGKRRFSDLTTWKIMQNHLTESHGTPGPATLKEVEQATMSWLRHAPQAHDRQKQKEGQECSRQEP; from the exons ATGCGGCTGGCTGAAACTGCATCCAAATATGTGGCGCGAAAGCGTACGTTTCTTTGTCACCGTAGCCGCCATATTGGATTGGCATGTATCAAGCGAATGAGCGTCGGCGGTGAGCGGCGAGCTTCAGTGATGGACAAGGAAGAAG GGGTGAAGACCTATGTCGTGGTTAAGTTCCCAGATGAAGAAGATTCTGTCGCCATGATACATGGCAGCTGGATGGTCGACGGAGGGAGGTGTATGTGGCCAAATGAAAAGGACACTGGCAAGCTCAAGCATTCTATTATGAGGGGAACTGTACCGCAGCATCACTGGTCCAAGCATAGATGTGTCGTGCTATCATCATTTG ACACGTACGAGGAGGCACATACAAAACTCAAAAAGGCTGAAATGACCTCCGATCTTGCAAGTGACACAGAACTAGGCAGGGGAAAACGGAAAAAGAGAAGGACAAATCGGGGCAGTCCACATGACCACGACGAAGTGCAATTCCACGACAGTTGGACAACTGATTCTGAAGAGTGTGGTTACGCACCGCCAAGGCCACCAACTCCACCAACGTATTTTGACTTGTCGCACCAAGTGAACAGGA gGCAGTCCACGGAAGTGCAGTCAGTGCCAGAGACACAAGGAAATCATGAGCATG TCGCTCTCGGGCGTACTTACCCATTTCCGCGATGGACAGAAGCTCAAGGAAGAGAACCTCCTCCTATTGAAGTGCCATCAGCATCAACTACGCCACACACAT GGGTGCAGCCAGTGCAGTACTTACCGCAGTCTGCCGACCCCTCGCCACCAGGGCTCGTACAAGACTCTCGTTGCCAAA GTTCCCAGCTCATGTCTACGGACTGCAGGCCACAGCAGTTATCCCGTTTTCCAGGGGTGACTCACCCACAGCTGCAGTGTACTTCGCCTCTTCAAA GCATTGGTGCCGACTTTGTGCGAAGCATTTCTGCCCCGACCACATCTCTACGGCATGATCTGAATGTCGATTACCGGAGAGAAACAGCACAGAATCAGTCGTGTCACG CTCCGCGCAGAGGATCTGACCACGAAGGAAATAATCGTTGTGATTATCCATCCAACAGTCCTGGCCATG CATTTGAAAAGGAGGTTTTGAAGATCTTACACATTCTTAAAGTGACCCAGCAGTCACAAAGTGAGCAGCTGTCTACGATACTACAGCGTTTTAGCACAATGGACGATGCATCAGAGCAACAGATCTGCCTAGATAGACCATTCCAGACACTTGCAGACTTTTTGGAATTTGAAGACGACCTTGCTGAAAATCCTGCTAAACGAGCTCAACTG AAAAGGTACTTCAAGTCCATTGGGGGCAGCACGACCCGAGAATCTGTCTTCAGGATCCTGTCACGTCTCTTGCATTACAAGGTCGGGCGAGAGTACAGTTTATACGGAAGCAAGGGGAAACGGAGGTTCAGTGACCTCACGACTTGGAAAATCATGCAGA ACCACTTGACAGAGTCTCATGGTACCCCCGGCCCTGCCACACTGAAGGAGGTGGAACAAGCTACCATGTCATGGCTGCGCCATGCACCACAAGCCCATGATCGTCAGAAGCAAAAGGAAGGTCAGGAGTGCAGCAGACAAGAACCATAA